From the genome of Phytohabitans rumicis, one region includes:
- a CDS encoding LutC/YkgG family protein produces MPRGYRTGGGDGDLVEVLVDRLVDYKANVRRCAADELGATVAELLSGDSAVVVPAGAPQAWLSAYQGKILRDGEPRPLAVAELDAPGVAVLTGCAVAIAQTGTLILDAGPDQGRRALTLVPDHHVCVVHSGQIAAGVPEALGRLADPTRPLTLVSGPSATSDIELNRVEGVHGPRRLDVIVVL; encoded by the coding sequence GTGCCGAGGGGGTACCGGACCGGCGGCGGGGACGGGGACCTGGTGGAGGTGCTGGTCGATCGGCTGGTGGATTACAAGGCGAACGTGCGGCGGTGTGCGGCGGACGAGCTGGGGGCCACCGTCGCCGAGTTGCTGAGTGGGGACTCAGCCGTGGTCGTACCCGCTGGGGCGCCGCAGGCGTGGCTCTCGGCGTACCAAGGAAAGATCTTGCGGGACGGCGAGCCGCGGCCGCTCGCGGTGGCCGAGCTGGACGCGCCGGGGGTGGCGGTGCTGACCGGCTGCGCGGTGGCGATCGCCCAGACCGGCACGCTGATCCTGGACGCGGGGCCGGATCAGGGCCGGCGCGCGCTCACGTTGGTGCCCGACCACCACGTGTGCGTCGTCCACAGCGGACAGATCGCGGCCGGCGTGCCGGAGGCGCTGGGCCGGCTGGCCGATCCGACGCGGCCGCTCACGCTGGTCTCGGGCCCGTCCGCGACCAGCGACATCGAGCTGAACCGCGTCGAAGGCGTCCACGGCCCCCGCCGCCTAGACGTCATAGTCGTCCTCTAA